The following coding sequences lie in one Arachis ipaensis cultivar K30076 chromosome B05, Araip1.1, whole genome shotgun sequence genomic window:
- the LOC107643206 gene encoding uncharacterized protein LOC107643206, with amino-acid sequence MIQTADMRLESGTCNVCSAPCSSCTYNHSLMGSKAEEFSDENCRLGEANNHCSMDQSNLSSLRSKASENLQHAVSETSNILSVNSSQDSLSENAQSKQVLSDKYQGSKYLEGHDDNISSISRASDSNLENTSHQRNAERINACSSASVSHVGAEGSVGTPSVDMSGLSEIPSSKDADSGHSTSKVQSMNGQSQSGKSLSNSARLIHPEGKLLSRIPEKLLESPNENPNSSLNKEAASTVVSGEKSIASNDSPNDSIAKVSSEVCPKSEAGTDNIGDAKDESFKGSVRDGQHEKTEELVKSPFKQELQSEDESDELDAVEHDVKVCDICGDAGREDLLAICSRCSDGAEHTYCMREMLQKVPEGEWLCEECKYAEETRNQGLEAEEKIILKGSLTSQVSNKRLLENIEVASAAKRQALESSTGSPKASSPKRLVPLSRESSFKNLDKGKVKPGHLMPIHNHSSGDDTEVARSPSIGPRSQIPKSTLSKCSSFNNLSSKPRVKIVDDVVPQKPKGAGDQSSKNMEMPARMTGKSTLFKSSSLGRSSTTAPKVKMLSPKSATVQEPKGLKHMKESGAFDRKFPARTDRPVVSSSIASSVVSTAKGDQKLTSRGETTKPSAVCNNRELRVNQDGKSNTSYKLVSNVSQKTLEPQVCSEKTSTNIDEAVQDVLPRPRETANQVEKTRGGSDDRVRPGFSNASKNPICQKCKEYGHVLEFCTAGNTQESGAEVSFSASSSSIEDMHKGNKLKAAIQAALLRRPEIYKKKETPNQTDGVSPSGTNLNGEVILQDQPIVSSSPKNIVSAVETREQQEILESSTSDSIKCLSDDDLKQPKVSPTGFCSQPVKSDSVGLAAGKPVVRDLSNKALAIPIAISKMLVIPEYEYIWQGVFEVHRNGKPPNFCAGVQAHLSSCASPKVRQEVNKFLPKVTLNEVPRLSTWPSQFRQVGTREDHIALYFFAKDIESYERHYKGLVDHMIRSDLALKGTFDGVELLIFPSSQLPENSQRWNMLFFLWGVFRGRRISHSDSTEKNCIPSLNAVPVEEDSTTAVVTKSETHCSQKYTDEKTIACDEVCAARPPSGYIDQPRITASMINDNNDQTHLGLQVKLEKQDSGVDIKSTSVVPIDSTFLCHEMKSTGSSLKPNGLEHGQCRESKPPEAIGISVNTRTVETKTGFDISVKQEKALLTEIPSVGKQERGTPSSVVNHKMSERVNSDEDQQNPSMKQKADDHYIDLEATTSCDQGKGAESHSIKQKISGRINSDEEGQQRPKRKPKGVYFIDLEATVGDQETETASNDSKDRISERMNGDEDQQRPKTKQKDYHYIDLEAPVDNHDQDSANSICKDEVLGRMDGEGKQWPTKKQKDYHYIDLEANNEEEVQYVDLSDTVMQAPVVSCQKRSWDEVNGKLEDGGSSSKKLKAGFGGIYGGSSSEGRDSLEIGSSSSVEGKGCKEACEEKIIPEDVGSIERTFFPVDNSRMVLSSTLLKGPHEYRDRFHDAIPNLELGLRGETIPPPPPPRQRMLPFLVGAVDRKNIPEICPDGLANEQEDDDGDAASLSLSLSFPTSNKDPKIPATKAAEVLPDEHRVNSSFLLFGRYTDK; translated from the exons ATGATTCAGACTGCTGATATGAGACTTGAATCAGGGACTTGTAATGTGTGTTCAGCTCCTTGTTCATCTTGCACATATAACCATTCTCTCATGGGGTCAAAGGCTGAAGAATTTTCTGATGAAAACTGTCGTTTAGGGGAGGCCAATAATCACTGTTCTATGGACCAGAGCAATTTATCTTCTCTTAGGAGTAAAGCTTCTGAAAACTTGCAGCATGCTGTTAGTGAAACCAGTAACATTCTCAGTGTTAATTCTAGTCAGGATTCTCTATCTGAAAATGCCCAGAGTAAGCAGGTCTTGTCAGATAAGTATCAGGGCTCAAAATATTTAGAAGGCCATGATGATAACATTTCTAGTATTAGTAGAGCCAGTGATTCTAATTTAGAGAACACCAGCCATCAAAGAAATGCAGAAAGAATAAATGCTTGTAGTTCAGCTTCAGTTAGTCATGTAGGCGCAGAAGGATCTGTTGGTACTCCATCTGTTGATATGTCTGGTTTGTCTGAGATTCCATCCTCTAAAGATGCAGATAGTGGGCATAGCACATCTAAGGTACAAAGCATGAATGGACAATCTCAAAGTGGTAAATCTCTCTCAAATAGTGCAAGGTTAATTCATCCAGAAGGGAAATTATTGTCTCGTATCCCTGAAAAGTTGTTAGAAAGCCCTAATGAAAACCCTAATTCATCATTGAACAAAGAGGCAGCATCTACTGTTGTATCTGGTGAGAAATCAATTGCCAGTAATGATAGCCCTAATGACAGTATTGCCAAGGTTTCATCGGAAGTTTGTCCAAAGTCAGAAGCAGGTACTGATAACATAGGTGATGCTAAAGATGAAAGCTTTAAAGGTTCAGTCCGTGATGGACAGCATGAGAAGACTGAGGAGTTGGTTAAATCCCCTTTTAAGCAGGAACTTCAATCTGAAGATGAGAGTGATGAATTGGATGCTGTGGAACATGAC GTAAAAGTGTGTGACATATGTGGAGATGCTGGTCGGGAGGATCTACTAGCTATATGCAGTAGGTGCAGTGATGGTGCTGAGCACAC CTACTGCATGCGAGAAATGCTTCAGAAGGTCCCTGAAGGGGAATGGTTATGTGAAGAATGTAAATATGCAGAGGAGACTAGAAATCAAGGGCTTG AAGCTGAGgagaaaataattcttaaaggtAGTTTAACTTCACAAGTTTCTAACAAACGACTTTTGGAAAACATTGAAGTAGCTTCTGCAGCAAAAAGGCAAGCTCTTGAATCAAGCACAGGGTCACCAAAGGCATCGAGTCCTAAAAGATTAGTCCCTCTGTCTCGTGAATCTTCGTTTAAGAACTTAGATAAAGGAAAGGTGAAGCCTGGTCATCTGATGCCTATTCATAATCATTCTAGCGGTGATGACACAGAAGTTGCTCGATCTCCTTCCATTGGTCCCCGAAGTCAAATTCCTAAGA GTACATTATCGAAATGTAGTTCTTTCAACAACTTGAGTTCCAAGCCTAGAGTCAAAATTGTTGATGATGTTGTTCCCCAGAAACCGAAAGGGGCTGGTGATCAGTCTTCCAAGAATATGGAGATGCCTGCGCGCATGACAGGAAAATCAACGTTATTCAAATCCTCAAGTTTGGGTAGGTCAAGTACAACTGCACCAAAAGTTAAAATGCTTTCGCCCAAGTCTGCAACTGTCCAGGAGCCGAAAGGACTAAAACATATGAAAGAATCAGGTGCATTTGACAGGAAATTTCCAGCTAGGACTGATCGGCCTGTTGTTAGTTCATCAATAGCTAGTTCTGTTGTGTCTACAGCTAAGGGTGATCAGAAGCTAACATCTCGTGGTGAAACCACTAAACCTTCAGCAGTATGCAACAATCGAGAGTTGAGGGTTAACCAGGATGGAAAATCAAATACATCATATAAGTTAGTGAGTAATGTAAGTCAGAAAACTTTGGAGCCTCAAGTTTGCTCAG AGAAAACATCAACCAATATTGATGAAGCTGTACAGGACGTCCTGCCTCGGCCACGAGAGACAGCAAATCAGGTTGAGAAAACCAGAGGTGGTTCTGATGATCGTGTGAGGCCAGGTTTTAGTAATGCTTCAAAAAATCCAATCTGTCAAAAATGTAAAGAATATGGCCATGTTCTGGAATTTTGTACAGCTGGTAATACACAGGAATCTGGAGCTGAAGTATCATTCTCTGCTTCAAGTAGTTCAATTGAGGATATGCATAAGGGTAATAAATTGAAAGCTGCAATCCAGGCTGCCCTACTTAGAAGGCCTGAAATATACAAGAAGAAAGAAACACCTAATCAAACTGATGGGGTTTCTCCATCAGGCACAAACTTGAATGGTGAAGTCATTTTGCAAGACCAACCAATTGTTTCGAGCTCGCCAAAGAATATTGTATCAGCTGTAGAAACCCGGGAACAGCAAGAAATCCTTGAGAGTTCTACATCTGATTCGATCAAATGTTTGTCTGATGATGATTTGAAGCAACCAAAAGTTTCTCCAACTGGTTTTTGTTCTCAACCAGTAAAGTCAGATTCTGTTGGCCTTGCTGCTGGAAAGCCTGTAGTAAGAGATTTGTCTAATAAAGCTTTGGCCATCCCAATTGCCATTTCGAAGATGTTGGTCATTCCAGAATATGAATATATCTGGCA GGGTGTATTTGAAGTGCATCGAAATGGAAAGCCTCCTAATTTTTGTGCTGGAGTCCAAGCACATTTATCCTCTTGTGCTTCCCCAAAGGTTCGTCAGGAAGTGAACAAGTTTCTACCCAAAGTTACCCTGAATGAAGTTCCTCGTTTGAGCACATGGCCTTCACAATTTCGTCAAGTTGGCACAAGAGAAGATCATATTGCTCTTTACTTCTTTGCCAAAGATATTGAGAG TTATGAGAGGCACTACAAGGGTCTAGTGGATCACATGATTAGAAGTGATTTAGCACTTAAAGGAACTTTTGATGGTGTTGAACTTCTTATATTCCCGTCCAGTCAACTTCCTGAAAATTCACAGC GCTGGAATATGTTGTTTTTCTTATGGGGCGTATTTAGGGGGAGGAGGATCAGTCATTCAGATTCTACAGAAAAAAATTGTATTCCCAGTCTGAATGCAGTGCCAGTTGAAGAGGATTCTACTACTGCTGTTGTGACCAAGTCTGAAACACATTGCTCCCAAAAATACACAGATGAAAAAACAATTGCCTGTGATGAAGTATGCGCTGCACGTCCTCCATCTGGTTATATAGACCAACCTCGGATTACAGCAAGTATGATCAATGATAACAATGACCAGACACATCTGGGTTTGCAAGTAAAATTGGAGAAGCAAGATAGTGGAGTTGACATCAAATCTACATCAGTGGTTCCAATTGACAGTACATTTTTATGCCACGAGATGAAATCCACTGGTTCATCACTG AAACCTAATGGACTAGAACATGGACAGTGCAGAGAGTCTAAGCCTCCTGAAGCGATTGGGATTAGTGTAAATACAAGAACTGTTGAAACAAAAACTGGTTTTGACATTTCTGTAAAGCAAGAGAAAGCCTTGTTGACAGAGATTCCCTCTGTTGGCAAACAAGAAAGAGGTACTCCAAGCAGTGTTGTTAATCATAAAATGTCAGAGAGAGTGAACAGTGACGAAGATCAGCAAAATCCCAGTATGAAACAGAAAGCAGATGATCACTATATTGACTTGGAAGCAACAACTTCTTGCGATCAAGGAAAAGGTGCCGAAAGCCATTCGATTAAACAAAAAATTTCAGGGAGGATAAACAGTGATGAAGAAGGTCAGCAAAGGCCTAAGAGAAAACCAAAAGGTGTTTACTTTATTGACTTGGAGGCAACTGTTGGAGATCAAGAAACAGAGACTGCAAGCAATGACAGTAAGGATAGAATTTCTGAGAGAATGAATGGTGATGAAGATCAGCAAAGGCCTAAGACGAAGCAGAAAGATTATCATTATATTGACTTGGAGGCACCTGTAGACAATCATGACCAAGATTCTGCAAACAGTATTTGTAAGGATGAAGTTTTGGGGAGAATGGATGGCGAAGGTAAGCAATGGccaacaaagaaacaaaaagattatcATTATATTGACTTGGAGGCAAACAATGAGGAGGAAGTTCAATATGTAGATCTTTCTGACACAGTTATGCAGGCTCCTGTAGTCAGTTGTCAGAAACGGTCTTGGGACGAGGTAAATGGAAAATTGGAAGATGGAGGAAGCTCTAGCAAGAAGCTGAAGGCAGGTTTTGGTGGGATTTATGGGGGTTCCAGTTCTGAAGGTAGGGACTCTCTTGAAATCGGTTCGTCTTCTTCAGTTGAGGGAAAAGGGTGTAAAGAAGCTTGTGAGGAGAAAATCATCCCTGAGGATGTTGGATCAATCGAAAGAACCTTCTTTCCCGTTGATAACTCACGGATGGTGCTAAGCAGCACGTTGCTAAAAGGGCCTCATGAGTACAGGGACCGATTTCATGATGCAATTCCAAATCTAGAGCTTGGTTTAAGGGGCGAAACAataccacctccacctccacctcgaCAGCGAATGCTTCCTTTCCTTGTTGGAGCAGTAGACAGGAAAAACATCCCAGAAATCTGTCCAGATGGCTTGGCAAACGAGCAggaagatgatgatggtgatgctGCATCTCTTTCACTTTCTCTATCATTTCCAACTTCCAACAAGGACCCAAAAATACCTGCTACAAAAGCAGCAGAGGTCTTACCTGATGAGCATCGTGTGAATAGTTCGTTCCTCCTTTTTGGAAGATACACAGACAAATAA